From Chryseobacterium camelliae:
TATGGAGTACGGGGAGTTCCTACCCTGGCAATCTTTAAAAATGGAGAACTGCTCTGGAAAGAAAGCGGCGTGCATGACGTCAATACTCTTACACGGCTTCTCCAGCAATATGCTTAGATTCATCGGCTGAACTCAAAAACAAGTTCAGCCGTTTATTTTATAGCTTGATGGTAAAATGATCCCGGTCATCCAGGAACCTGAAATGCTTCCTGAACTCCAAAAGCTCCTGTAAGTCCGGATCTGCAGAAATGATATTTCCTTCTTTAACGGCGATCTCTTTACCGTCAGCGAAAAAACAATGCGAACTTTCCCTGTAGAAAAGATCATTCCCGTCTGTCCCGATCCTGTTCAGGCCGAAAACAAAGCACAGATTTTCAATAGCACGCGCTTTAAGCAGGTGTTCCCATGCGTCTGCCCTTTTTTCCGGCCAGTTGGCGACATAAATGATCATATCATAATCATCATTATTCCTGGCAAATACAGGAAACCTGAGATCATAGCAGACCTGAAGCAGGATCCGGAATCCTTTATAATGAACAATAACCCGTTCTTTACCGGGTGTATAAACCTCATCTTCTCCGGAAAAAGAAAAGAGGTGCCTTTTGTCGTAAAAATCCGTTTGCCCGTCAGGATGCACAAAGTACATCCGGTTATAGAATTTACCTTCCTGCTTTACCGGCGCACTTCCGCAAAAAGCAGCATTTTTTTCTTTTGCCATTGTTCTCAGAAATGACAGGGATTCTTCATGACTGTCCGCCACTTCAGATGCTTCCATGCAGAATCCGGTAGAAAACATTTCCGGGAGGACAAAAATGTCGGCCTCCTGGCTTTCAAGGGCCTGTTCTATATTCCTGAAATTCGCTTCCTTATTTTTCCAGATGACATCCAGATTGATTCCTGTAAT
This genomic window contains:
- a CDS encoding nitrilase family protein, producing MKITGINLDVIWKNKEANFRNIEQALESQEADIFVLPEMFSTGFCMEASEVADSHEESLSFLRTMAKEKNAAFCGSAPVKQEGKFYNRMYFVHPDGQTDFYDKRHLFSFSGEDEVYTPGKERVIVHYKGFRILLQVCYDLRFPVFARNNDDYDMIIYVANWPEKRADAWEHLLKARAIENLCFVFGLNRIGTDGNDLFYRESSHCFFADGKEIAVKEGNIISADPDLQELLEFRKHFRFLDDRDHFTIKL